The Schizosaccharomyces pombe strain 972h- genome assembly, chromosome: I genome contains a region encoding:
- the pss1 gene encoding heat shock protein Pss1 has product MSSRTNVVGIDFGNSKTVIAVARNRAIDVIVNEVSNRSTPSLVSYGERSRFLGEAAKSAEASNFRNTVGSLKRLAGRTYDDPEIKDIESNFISAKLTEVDGFVGAKVQYLNEETAFSNIQLIAAYFTKIKAIAEAELIGSVSDVVISIPAWFTDIQRRALLEAANIAGLNPLRLMNDNAAAALTYGITKTDLPEPESPRRVAIVDFGHSNYSVSIVEFSRGQFHIKSTVCDRNLGSRNMDKALIDYFAAEFKEKYKIDVLSNPKATFRLATAVERLKKVLSANANAPLNVEMIMNDIDASSFIKRSDFEELIKPLLERLTPPIEKALELAGIKKEDLYSIEMVGGCTRVPIVKEVIANYFGKGLSFTLNQDEAVARGCALSCAILSPVFRVREFHVHDVTTYPITFSWEPIPENPEEDSSLEVFSEGNPIPSTKILTFYRKAPFKLLAAYSKEAQLPGSIKQNIAQYLINDVVPNKDGDLSIVKIKVRLDLHGILVVEQAYIVEEQEVEEPVETSPEEEAEKKTDEPVKMRKVKKLVKVADLSVSVQEDRLPTEVLEKYREAEHQMIATDKLVAETVDRKNALEEYIYDTRAKLDDIYAPFTNEEESSKFKEMLTKAEDWLYEEGEDTTKAVYTAKLEDLMRVGGPIRQRYLDAEEAKRQKVQAEREAAKAATKSEAEKQKPSGKFEEGTGGRAPPPPPAEEVAPENEEVETMEIDEQKE; this is encoded by the coding sequence atgtcATCACGGACGAATGTTGTCGGTATTGATTTCGGTAACAGCAAGACCGTTATTGCTGTTGCCCGTAATCGTGCAATTGATGTTATTGTCAACGAAGTTTCTAACCGCTCCACTCCATCCTTAGTTTCTTATGGTGAGCGTAGCCGTTTTCTTGGTGAAGCTGCTAAGTCCGCTGAAGCATCTAACTTTCGTAATACTGTCGGTAGCTTGAAGCGTTTGGCTGGTCGCACTTATGATGATCctgaaattaaagatattGAATCTAACTTTATTTCTGCTAAACTTACCGAAGTTGATGGTTTTGTCGGAGCTAAAGTTCAGTATTTGAATGAAGAAACTgctttttctaatattCAACTGATAGCAGCCTATTTTACGAAAATTAAAGCCATTGCTGAAGCCGAATTGATTGGTTCTGTTAGTGATGTTGTTATTTCTATCCCTGCTTGGTTTACTGATATTCAACGCCGTGCTTTATTAGAAGCCGCCAACATCGCTGGTCTCAATCCTTTGCGTTTAATGAATGACAACGCTGCTGCTGCCCTTACTTATGGCATCACCAAAACTGATTTACCTGAGCCTGAAAGCCCTCGTCGTGTTGCCATCGTTGATTTTGGACACTCTAACTACTCTGTCTCCATCGTTGAGTTCAGCCGTGGTCAATTCCACATCAAGTCCACTGTCTGTGATCGCAACTTAGGTAGTCGCAACATGGACAAGGCTCTTATTGACTACTTTGCCGCTGAATTCAAggaaaaatacaaaattgatGTTCTTTCAAATCCCAAAGCTACTTTCCGTTTAGCTACTGCTGTGGAACGTCTTAAAAAGGTGCTGTCTGCTAACGCCAATGCACCTCTCAATGTTGAAATGATCATGAATGACATTGATGCTAGTTCCTTCATTAAGAGATCAGATTTTGAGGAACTCATTAAGCCTTTACTTGAACGTCTTACTCCTCCCATTGAGAAGGCTCTCGAGTTGGCTGGCATCAAGAAAGAAGACCTTTACAGCATTGAGATGGTTGGTGGTTGTACTCGTGTTCCTATTGTCAAAGAAGTCATTGCTAACTACTTCGGCAAAGGCTTGTCTTTCACTTTGAACCAAGATGAAGCCGTTGCTCGTGGATGCGCTCTCTCTTGTGCTATCCTTTCTCCAGTTTTCCGTGTCCGTGAATTCCATGTTCACGATGTCACTACCTATCCCATTACCTTTAGTTGGGAACCCATTCCTGAGAATCCTGAAGAGGATTCTAGTTTGGAAGTTTTTTCTGAAGGCAACCCTATTCCCTCTACTAAAATTTTGACTTTCTATCGTAAAGCACCTTTCAAACTTTTGGCTGCTTATTCTAAGGAAGCTCAGCTTCCTGGCAGtataaagcaaaacattGCTCAATACCTTATTAATGACGTTGTTCCCAATAAAGATGGTGATTTGAGCATTGTTAAGATCAAGGTTCGTTTGGACCTACATGGAATTTTGGTTGTTGAACAGGCATATATTGTTGAAGAACAGGAAGTGGAAGAGCCAGTTGAGACTTCTCCTGAAGAGGAAGCCGAGAAAAAGACTGATGAACCTGTTAAGATGCGCAAGGTTAAAAAGTTGGTTAAGGTTGCTGACTTAAGTGTTTCTGTTCAAGAAGATCGTCTTCCCACTGAAGTCCTTGAGAAGTACCGTGAAGCTGAACATCAAATGATTGCTACCGATAAGCTTGTTGCTGAGACTGTTGATCGTAAAAATGCCCTTGAGGAATACATTTACGATACTCGTGCTAAGCTTGATGATATCTATGCTCCCTTCACCAACGAAGAGGAGAGCTCTAAGTTTAAGGAGATGCTTACCAAAGCAGAAGATTGGCTTTATGAAGAAGGTGAGGACACCACTAAGGCTGTTTATACTGCTAAACTCGAGGATCTCATGCGCGTTGGTGGCCCTATTCGTCAACGCTATCTAGATGCGGAGGAAGCTAAAAGACAAAAGGTCCAGGCTGAGAGAGAAGCTGCCAAGGCCGCTACTAAATCCGAAgctgaaaagcaaaagccTTCAGGAAAATTTGAGGAAGGCACCGGTGGTCGTgctcctcctcctcctcctgCTGAGGAAGTAGCTCCTGAAAACGAAGAAGTTGAAACTATGGAAATTGACGAGCAAAAGGAgtaa
- the oma1 gene encoding metallopeptidase Oma1, translating into MFLNKYISNYSRTRAVSCAPVLSYKKCSYRNFNGLLQARFQSNNLSWSNRNRVVYKSFQPNPRDKRFQWIFGALIAGGGVYYFTHLEYVPISNRRRFNDVSLDFEKRMAQDAYKEVMSEYGDRMLPSYHPTTLYVSRVLKRIIAVSGMSDLKWELHVIRDPTPNAFVLPGGKVFVFEGILPMCKGEDGLAAVLAHETAHQVARHSAEKIAFTRAVSCIVFLAAASLDLSGQLSHFLLNFGLLLPFSRKMETEADYIGLMLMSQACFDPNAAKTLWERMDAAEGQMGKALAFASTHPSSKKRIRKIEEWLPEAQVKRETSDCYHETWPMLQSFKEVHW; encoded by the coding sequence atgtttttaaataagtatATATCAAACTATTCCAGAACCAGGGCTGTGAGCTGCGCTCCAGTTCTATCATACAAGAAATGTAGTTATCGAAATTTCAATGGTTTATTACAGGCAAGATTTCAAAGCAACAACTTGAGTTGGTCCAATAGAAACAGAGTGGTATATAAATCATTTCAGCCCAATCCTAGAGACAAGAGGTTTCAATGGATTTTTGGTGCTCTTATTGCAGGAGGAGGTGTATACTATTTTACACATTTGGAATACGTTCCTATAAGTAACCGTCGAAGGTTTAATGATGTTTCTttagattttgaaaagcgAATGGCACAAGACGCCTACAAAGAAGTAATGTCTGAGTACGGAGACCGTATGTTACCAAGTTACCATCCTACTACCCTTTATGTTTCACGTGTccttaaaagaattatagCTGTTTCTGGTATGTCTGATTTGAAATGGGAGTTACATGTAATTCGAGACCCCACACCTAATGCGTTCGTCTTACCCGGAGGGAAGGTCTTTGTATTCGAAGGTATTCTCCCAATGTGTAAAGGAGAAGATGGTCTAGCTGCTGTCCTTGCCCATGAAACTGCACATCAGGTAGCCCGACATTCTGCAGAGAAGATAGCTTTTACAAGGGCAGTATCCTGTATTGTGTTCCTGGCAGCTGCTTCTCTTGACCTTTCCGGTCAACTTTCTCATTTTCTCTTGAACTTTGGCTTATTGCTTCCATTTTCACGTAAGATGGAAACCGAAGCTGACTACATTGGGCTTATGTTGATGAGCCAAGCATGTTTCGATCCCAATGCAGCAAAAACGTTATGGGAGCGCATGGATGCTGCTGAAGGGCAAATGGGAAAGGCTCTTGCGTTTGCTAGTACTCACCCTTCaagtaaaaagagaatCCGTAAAATTGAGGAATGGCTTCCGGAAGCTCaagtaaaaagagaaacaaGCGATTGTTATCATGAAACTTGGCCTATGCTACAgtcttttaaagaagtaCATTggtaa
- the cdc42 gene encoding Rho family GTPase Cdc42, whose product MPTIKCVVVGDGAVGKTCLLISYTTNKFPSDYVPTVFDNYAVTVMIGDEPYTLGLFDTAGQEDYDRLRPLSYPQTDVFLVCFSVTSPASFENVKEKWFPEVHHHCPGVPCLIVGTQIDLRDDPSVQQKLARQHQHPLTHEQGERLARELGAVKYVECSALTQKGLKNVFDEAIVAALDPPVPHKKKSKCLVL is encoded by the exons ATGCCCACCATTAAGTGTGTCGTAGTAGGAGACGGTGCTGTAGGAAAG ACCTGTCTGCTTATTTCCTATACTACAAACAAGTTTCCTAGTGACTATGTGCCAACTGTATTCGATAAT TATGCTGTCACTGTCATGATCGGTGATGAACCATACACTCTTGGTTTATTCGATACCGCTGGTCAGGAGGATTATGATCGCTTGCGTCCTTTATCCTATCCTCAAACAGACGTCTTTTTGGTTTGTTTTAGTGTAACTTCTCCTGCcagttttgaaaatgtgAAAGAAAAGTGGTTTCCCGAAGTTCATCATCATTGTCCGGGCGTCCCGTGCTTAATTGTTGGTACCCAAATTGATTTACGTGATGACCCTTCTGTGCAACAGAAACTAGCTCGCCAGCATCAGCATCCCCTTACACATGAGCAAGGTGAACGATTAGCTCGTGAGTTGGGTGCTGTCAAGTATGTTGAGTGTTCCGCTTTGACCCAAAAAGGGTTAAAGAATGTTTTTGATGAAGCTATTGTAGCCGCTCTTGATCCTCCTGTTCCTCACAAGAAAAAGTCAAAGTGTTTGGTACTGTAA
- the tos4 gene encoding transcription factor, translating into MNISSQNVLLPSPIPSSSPMASHKKSWLSKHPNQSMTFEKPQLGQFVLTPEPSSNTFYAPSSPASAVRREPLSPMSFVRMRSHRVNKIGRSSQQCDHVLSTVDKAISRVHAIVTCTQDRMIIECVGWNGMIVSDKMRKSVFHMKKNDRIVLVRPNSDACPVLDVFGYRVLLGWPSDSEDEWEGNLNAKNYEENREPMSPSPQEALPLMPSSPPSQDYQNDQNHLILYTNSESIPKLNLRSNELVYPPPSKDLLQKLLALEKDGQVEKSDCSKNTQLKPSFLPKNTDDLLNGTDDNNIVLREVKVSFENEKIESDDLDKNEEISEGEEYTPIEESKEPITVRRDSVIQIDESSAGLTDVISELNFTNHNDDSKNSNITTSNDSPVNEVEPMAPELSSAVVEKKEPEDYESISAVDENTNDSNESLPSSHDYSESTKENSAPDSLLLGLVLDELVFSTTSTTPLPALSHLFPSNMPLQLIQDKLRDLAAKHPYFEEVKRYGTDANGDPLWSEWFYNPDVDDDLERRMRYAPLMRPVRSSRRVHKQYYWKKPRARPRSSGHSSRRRRLS; encoded by the exons ATGAACATTTCTAGCCAAAATGTGCTACTGCCTTCTCCAATTCCCTCTTCATCGCCTATGGCTTCTCACAAGAAAAGTTGGCTCTCAAAACATCCAAATCAATCAATGACTTTTGAGAAGCCTCAATTGG gCCAATTCGTCCTCACGCCTGAGCCATCTAGTAATACATTCTATGCCCCCTCTTCGCCTGCTTCTGCAGTGAGAAGAGAGCCACTTTCTCCAATGTCTTTTGTACGGATGCGTTCACATCGCGTTAATAAAATTGGCCGTTCTAGTCAACAATGTGACCATGTCCTATCCACGGTTGATAAAGCAATTTCTCGTGTACATGCTATTGTAACTTGTACACAAGACCGCATGATTATTGAGTGCGTGGGTTGGAATGGGATGATTGTGTCTGATAAAATGAGGAAGTCAGTATTCCacatgaagaaaaatgatCGGATTGTCCTGGTAAGACCGAATTCGGATGCTTGTCCTGTACTGGATGTATTCGGTTACCGAGTTCTTCTTGGTTGGCCAAGTGATTCTGAAGATGAATGGGAAGGAAATCTTAATGCTAAAaattatgaagaaaatcGTGAACCTATGTCTCCTTCACCTCAAGAAGCTTTACCTTTGATGCCTTCATCACCTCCTTCTCAAGACTATCAAAACGATCAGAATCATCTCATATTGTACACTAATTCCGAATCCATTCCTAAGCTAAACTTGCGTAGTAACGAATTAGTATATCCTCCTCCATCCAAAGATTTGTTACAAAAGCTTCTTGCCTTAGAAAAAGATGGTCAGGTGGAAAAGTCTGATTGTTCCAAAAATACACAATTAAAACCATCTTTTCTCCCAAAGAACACCGACGATTTACTCAATGGCACTGATGATAATAACATCGTTTTAAGAGAAGTTAAGGTTTCTTTTGAGAACGAAAAAATCGAGAGTGATGATCTTGATAAAAATGAGGAAATTAGTGAAGGTGAAGAATACACTCCAATTGAAGAGTCAAAAGAGCCTATAACAGTAAGACGGGATAGCGTTATACAAATTGATGAATCGTCCGCTGGACTAACGGACGTTATCTCTGAACTTAATTTTACAAACCATAATGATGACTCAAAGAATTCTAATATTACAACTTCAAATGATTCCCCAGTGAACGAAGTTGAGCCAATGGCTCCTGAATTGAGTTCAGCAGTTGTGGAAAAGAAGGAACCTGAAGACTACGAAAGCATCTCTGCTGTTGATGAGAACACTAATGACAGTAATGAATCCCTCCCTTCTAGCCATGATTACTCAGAatcaacaaaagaaaattcagcTCCCGATAGCTTATTATTAGGATTGGTTTTAGATGAATTGGTTTTCTCAACAACTTCAACTACTCCCCTTCCTGCACTTTCGCATTTATTTCCTTCCAATATGCCACTTCAATTAATTCAGGACAAGCTTCGAGACTTGGCAGCCAAGCACCCCTACTTTGAAGAGGTTAAACGTTACGGAACTGATGCTAATGGTGATCCATTGTGGAGTGAATGGTTTTATAACCCAGATGTGGATGATGATTTAGAACGGCGTATGAGATATGCTCCATTAATGAGACCAGTAAGATCCTCACGTCGTGTACATAAACAATATTATTGGAAAAAGCCCCGAGCTCGTCCACGTTCATCGGGACATTCTTCTAGGCGTCGTCGTCTTTCATAA
- the orc3 gene encoding origin recognition complex subunit Orp3 produces MSAILQYDSVSKGTYSVKPKPTESLGNEFSEGLFVPLIGGKEPIEYVKLRENLCTKVLNELEEITTHTTYDSNARVLRQLCEHASEPVDETGLLRTAIVCDKSSNSMHLKFYEQLKDDMEKIGWKNFVVLNLKAHRDLKSCFRVIKGGSFGLGVLSYDIEKLDEKTVLVLEDVEDCDRRLLSSLVEALSSLVRHSKLQGCLYTIFNLKIPLEMFDTSLDSKFLSNVKTKVFNMKASTEILESLFTSIEESLSLKFGWRTRRFFRSMFYERSWSVERVIECIRYSILTHFYGNALSIIEHLIYQKDFHLISPLHLTTLRTVPSFQRHIEQRLEIGDLESINYVEKMLNDDTYFQEMVIQMCENLLYRERLLRTQAKIWHELEMAVKTTTRISFADYLETFLQGDWLSSPQYKSICQAILRMNSTKALACLDYLNENIFTGNQTMKCLEIHQELSELIRNSSTNYLEPVEVRMQNYSGTKHTRKVVESGFDKSIIDFSKILKKIVGLLDEEVQYGCLGTESIDMYPFYEVLFYDYCRPLNQAFASGHQRSVIHSSCMDPEYYVGDEKKIDSEFSNAEKDGKDLISWLPDLSILYKLYSESGALLNLYDWYIAFSEHLQAGKENLKEDDNHPRESPQGNLQRELNELDEDKRKLEEAKLQSRFLFGLEELRFLGLIKPTARKTDHVMKTIYHQ; encoded by the exons atgtcagcaatactacaaTATGATTCAGTCAGTAAA GGAACTTATTCAGTGAAACCCAAGCCAACAGAGAGCCTGGGAAATGAGTTTAGTGAAGGCCTTTTTGTTCCTTTGATAGGAGGTAAAGAACCTATAGAATACGTAAAATTAAGAGAAAATCTCTGTACGAAAGTGTTAAATGAGTTAGAAGAAATTACAACTCACACTACATATGATAGTAACGCCAGAGTTTTGAGACAATTGTGTGAACATGCATCAGAGCCAGTAGATGAAACTGGGTTACTTCGAACTGCAATCGTTTGTGATAAGAGTAGCAACTCGATGCACCTAAAGTTTTACGAGCAACTTAAAGACGATATGGAAAAAATTGGGTGGAAAAACTTTGTTGTGTTAAATCTGAAAGCTCATCGTGATTTGAAATCATGTTTTCGAGTAATAAAAGGTGGATCATTTGGACTAGGTGTCCTTTCGTATGACATTGAAAAACTTGATGAAAAGACCGTGTTGGTATTGGAAGATGTAGAAGATTGTGATCGGCGTCTTTTATCTTCTCTTGTGGAAGCACTTAGCTCACTCGTCCGACATTCAAAGTTACAAGGATGCTTATAcacaatttttaatttaaaaataccGCTTGAAATGTTTGATACATCCCTCGATTCAAAATTCCTTAGCAATGTTAAAACCAAGGTTTTTAACATGAAGGCAAGCACGGAAATTCTTGAAAGCCTCTTTACCTCGATTGAGGAGAGTTTGAGTTTAAAATTTGGCTGGCGGACTCGGAGATTTTTTCGCTCGATGTTTTACGAGCGTTCATGGAGTGTTGAGAGAGTTATTGAATGCATTCGCTATAGTATTCTAACTCACTTTTATGGAAACGCTTTGAGTATTATAGAGCATTTGATATATCAAAAAGACTTTCATTTAATATCCCCTCTTCATTTAACCACTCTAAGAACAGTTCCTAGTTTTCAGCGGCACATTGAACAGCGTCTGGAAATTGGAGATTTGGAAAGCATTAACTATGTCGAGAAAATGTTGAATGATGATACCTACTTTCAAGAGATGGTCATTCAAATGTGCGAGAATTTATTATATCGGGAGCGTTTACTGCGCACCCAAGCTAAAATTTGGCACGAATTAGAAATGGCTGTGAAAACAACGACTAGAATTTCATTTGCTGATTATTTAGAGACATTTTTGCAAGGGGACTGGCTATCAAGTCCTCAGTACAAAAGTATATGTCAGGCAATTTTAAGAATGAATTCTACCAAAGCCTTGGCTTGTCTGgattatttaaatgaaaacataTTTACTGGAAATCAAACTATGAAGTGCTTAGAAATTCACCAGGAGCTTTCTGAACTCATTCGCAACTCTTCAACTAATTACTTAGAGCCCGTCGAGGTTCGAATGCAAAACTATAGTGGAACAAAGCATACAAGAAAAGTTGTTGAATCTGGCTTTGATAAAAGCATAATTgacttttctaaaattttgaagaaaattgtAGGATTATTGGACGAAGAAGTTCAATATGGATGCTTGGGTACTGAATCTATTGATATGTATCCCTTTTACGAAGTGCTATTTTATGATTACTGTCGACCGTTGAATCAAGCATTTGCTTCAGGACATCAAAGAAGTGTGATTCATAGTTCGTGCATGGATCCAGAGTATTATGTAGgagatgaaaagaaaattgacAGCGAGTTTTCTAACGCTGAAAAAGATGGAAAAGATTTGATATCCTGGCTTCCAGATTTATCTATCCTTTATAAGTTATATAGTGAATCTGGTGCATTGCTTAATTTGTACGATTGGTACATAGCATTTTCAGAGCATCTGCAAGctggaaaagaaaacttgAAAGAGGATGATAACCATCCACGAGAATCACCTCAGGGGAATCTGCAAAGAGAATTGAATGAACTAGATGAggataaaagaaaactcgAAGAAGCAAAGCTACAATCTcgatttttgtttggtttAGAAGAATTGAGGTTTTTAGGGCTTATCAAACCTACCGCTCGCAAAACTGATCATGTCATGAAAACTATTTATCATCAGTAA
- the bos1 gene encoding SNARE protein Bos1 — MSNTLYNHCTKLFQSIQRSLDELERGVQDESNTISLAGIQGQISASFLSLSRSIDDYDSMVQRELVPAKKKKATIRIQEFRQKHVQLLEKFDELKAHVRDIAQAKNRKELLGRRGYVNSLDSPYGNSTTDAEIVEGPSDLSRQDGLLKEHDFLGRAESQVDEFLERGRMILGDLVEQGSVLKATKTKVLNAANTLGITRHTLSLINRRSKQDKIIFYCGAFLVFVLFYLIYRWLR, encoded by the exons ATGAGCAATACTCTTTATAATCAC TGTACAAAGTTGTTTCAGTCCATTCAGCGAAGCCTCGATGAGTTAGAACGTGGTGTTCAAGATGAGAGCAACACTATATCGTTAGCTGGAATTCAGG GCCAGATCTCAGCTTCATTTCTGTCATTATCCAGATCCATTGATGACTACGATAGTATGGTCCAAAGGGAATTGGTTCCcgctaaaaaaaaaaaagctacaATACGAATCCAAGAGTTCCGTCAAAAGCATGTTCAGTTGttggaaaaatttgatGAGTTGAAGGCACACGTTCGTGACATTGCgcaagcaaaaaatagaaaagaattGTTAGGGAGGCGTGGGTATGTGAACTCTCTTGATAGTCCCTACGGAAATTCAACAACGGATGCAGAAATTGTGGAAGGGCCATCAGATCTAAGCAGACAAGATGGTTTATTAAAGGAGCATGATTTCCTTGGTCGTGCAGAATCTCAAGTTGACGAATTTCTAGAACGTGGGCGGATGATTCTTGGTGATTTAGTTGAGCAGGGAAGCGTTTTAAAAGCTACTAAGACAAAAGTACTGAATGCCGCCAATACCCTTGGCATTACTCGCCATACTCTATCTTTAATCAACCGTAGGTCCAAACAAGACAagattatattttattgtgGAGCATTCCTTGTATTTGTCCTCTTTTACTTGATTTACAGGTGGTTACGCTAA